In Trifolium pratense cultivar HEN17-A07 linkage group LG7, ARS_RC_1.1, whole genome shotgun sequence, a genomic segment contains:
- the LOC123897234 gene encoding 3-ketoacyl-CoA synthase 10, with protein sequence MASNERDMFSAEIVNRGIESSGPNAGSLTFSVRVRRRLPDFLQSVNLKYVKLGYHYLINHGVYLFTVPILLLVFSAEVGSLSREDLWKKIWDEASYDLASVLSSVAVFVFTFTLYFMSRPRPIYLIDFACYQPDDELKVSRDQLIELARKSGKFDEESLEFQKRIVMSSGIGDETYIPKSVIASSENTATMKEGRAEASMVMFGALDELFEKTGIRPKDVGILVVNCSIFNPTPSLSAMIINHYKMRGNILSYNLGGMGCSAGIIAVDLARDILQSNPGNYAVVVSTEMVGFNWYQGKERSMLIPNCFFRMGCSALLVSNRRRDYSRAKYRLEHIVRTHKGADDRSFRCVYQEEDDQKFKGLKISKDLIEIGGEALKTNITTLGPLVLPFSEQLIFFATLVWRNLFGGGKSDKNSSSSKKPYIPNYKLAFEHFCVHAASKAILDELQKNLELSDKNMEASRMTLHRFGNTSSSSIWYELAYMEAKEKVKRGDRIWQLAFGSGFKCNSAVWRSMRRVAKPTSRNPWLDSINAYPASLN encoded by the exons ATGGCTAGTAACGAACGTGACATGTTTTCAGCTGAAATTGTGAACCGGGGTATCGAATCTTCTGGTCCGAATGCCGGTTCATTGACATTCTCCGTTCGTGTTCGAAGACGGTTACCGGATTTTCTTCAATCCGTTAACCTTAAGTATGTGAAATTGGGTTACCATTATCTTATAAACCATGGTGTTTATTTGTTCACTGTACCAATTTTACTTTTGGTTTTTAGTGCTGAGGTTGGTAGTTTGAGTAGAGAAGATCTTTGGAAGAAGATTTGGGATGAAGCAAGTTATGATCTTGCTTCTGTTCTCTCTTCTGttgctgtttttgttttcactttCACTCTTTACTTCATGTCAAGGCCTCGTCCTATTTATCTCATTGATTTTGCATGCTACCAACCTGATGATGAACTCAAG GTATCAAGAGACCAATTGATAGAGCTAGCTAGAAAATCAGGAAAATTTGATGAAGAAAGTTTAGAATTCCAAAAGAGAATTGTAATGTCTTCAGGAATAGGTGATGAAACATACATTCCAAAATCAGTGATAGCATCAAGTGAAAACACAGCAACAATGAAAGAAGGTAGAGCTGAAGCATCAATGGTTATGTTTGGTGCACTTGATGAACTCTTTGAAAAAACAGGAATTAGACCAAAAGATGTTGGTATTTTAGTAGTTAATTGTAGCATATTTAATCCAACACCATCATTATCAGCAATGATTATTAATCATTATAAGATGAGAGGaaatattttgagttataatctTGGTGGTATGGGTTGTAGTGCTGGAATTATTGCTGTTGATTTGGCTAGAGATATACTTCAATCTAATCCTGGTAATTATGCTGTTGTTGTTAGTACTGAAATGGTTGGATTTAATTGGTATCAAGGAAAAGAAAGATCAATGCTTATTCCTAATTGTTTCTTTCGAATGGGTTGTTCTGCTCTTTTGGTTTCTAACCGTCGTCGCGATTATAGCCGCGCGAAATATCGTCTTGAACATATTGTTCGTACACATAAAGGTGCCGATGATCGCAGTTTCAG GTGTGTGTACCAAGAGGAAGATGATCAAAAGTTCAAGGGACTAAAGATAAGTAAAGACTTGATTGAAATCGGGGGCGAAGCTCTCAAAACAAACATCACAACACTAGGACCATTAGTCCTACCATTTTCAGAGCAGCTTATTTTCTTTGCAACATTAGTCTGGAGGAACTTATTTGGTGGTGGAAAATCTGATaaaaattcatcatcatcaaaaaaGCCATACATTCCTAACTACAAACTAGCTTTTGAGCATTTCTGTGTGCATGCTGCTAGCAAAGCAATTCTTGATGAACTTCAAAAGAATCTTGAATTGAGTGACAAGAACATGGAAGCTTCTCGAATGACACTGCACCGATTCGGTAACACTTCTAGTAGTAGCATTTGGTATGAACTTGCTTATATGGAAGCtaaagaaaaagttaaaagaGGAGACCGTATTTGGCAACTTGCTTTTGGTTCTGGTTTTAAGTGTAACAGTGCTGTTTGGCGTTCGATGCGTCGTGTCGCAAAACCAACTTCTAGGAACCCTTGGCTTGACAGCATCAATGCATATCCAGCTTCTCTCAACTGA